The following coding sequences are from one Dermacentor andersoni chromosome 5, qqDerAnde1_hic_scaffold, whole genome shotgun sequence window:
- the LOC126530050 gene encoding antimicrobial peptide microplusin-like, translating into MKTVFAISLLLVTFVAAASAHHMELCGKSYPELAIELECITRRISRRTNQAFAHAVWTLRCPTYACAITKMCSYNDLEGAMAYFFTRRQIKRIHNAATACHRNAHGGSGWQPRWWPTLFPGYGSWFNPSQNWF; encoded by the exons ATGAAGACTGTATTCGCCATCTCCTTGTTGCTGGTCACCTTCGTGGCTGCAGCTTCGGCTCATCACATGGAGCTCTGTG GTAAGAGCTATCCCGAGCTGGCCATCGAGCTGGAATGTATTACACGACGCATATCTAGACGA ACTAACCAAGCTTTTGCCCATGCCGTGTGGACGTTGCGATGCCCTACCTATGCTTGTGCGATAACAAAGATGTGCTCGTATAATGACCTG gaGGGAGCCATGGCCTATTTCTTTACT cgccGCCAGATCAAGCGAATTCACAATGCGGCAACGGCATGTCATCGCAACGCCCATGGAGGCAGCGGCTGGCAGCCAAGGTGGTGGCCGACCCTGTTCCCTGGATATGGATCTTGGTTTAACCCTTCTCAAAATTGGTTTTGA